GTCGTGCACCCGGCAAGCGCCACAAGCAGCGCAAGCATCAGTCCCTTGCCCATGATTTCAGCTCCTTTCGAACAGCGTCCGCCGGCAGTGCGCCGACGTCGTTCTGCACCTGCTCAGCGACCGCGCGCGCCGCGGCCTCAGCGGCCGCCAGTTTGCCGCGCTCGGCCCAGGCGCCGGCCAGCCGCTGGTGAGCGCCCCAGCAAAGGGCGGCGATGGCCGATGCCAGGAAGCCCAGCAGCACTTTGTTGCCAAGCAGGACGGCGAGGAGCGCGCTCACAGCAGCCACCCGGCGACAAGCCCGGCGGCAAAGCCGATAGCATAGGGTTGCGCGGCTTCGAGATAGGCGATGATCAGTTGTTGAAACCCTTCCATGTCAGTGCTCCCAGCCGGATTTGCGGGCCAGCCAGTGCCAGGTCTCGGTGACCGAGGCGATGGCGAGACCGGCGGCGATCTCCAGACCAGCTTGAGTGTCGGGGTCGGAAGAAAATGCCGCCGCGTCGTCGGCGCCGAGCAGGCCACGCGCGACCAGAACACCGGCGCCGTAACGCAAGCCGATGCGGATGAAGACGGCGATCATGTCGAACTCCTTGCGAAAATCGATTTCAGGATTTGAAGCAGCGCACGCCAGAACGGCAGGCGTTCGACGGGGCTGACGCGCCCGCCGGTAGACACCGGCGGCATCGCACTGCCGGGCTTCGGCGAGAGCGCTGATGGCTGGGTCGGGGAGCCCGGCAAAGGTGCCGGAGCGGGCTGTAGTGCCGACATCAACAGCGCCTGGGAACGGACCGACCGGATGCGATCGCTCCAACCCTTGCCGAAAACCGGCCAGGTCGGCAGCCGCCGCAGGAATGCCAGGCGGGCATCGCAAAGATCGTCGATGACTGCGCCCGGTGGCCTGGCGCCGACAGCTTTGAGCGTGGCCGGGCCGATCCTGCCGTCCTGTGCGGTGCCAACTGCCGCCTGCAGATATTTAGCCGCCCTGCCCGGCCCACTGTTCACGGCGAAGTCGAAGACGGCATAGTCGACACCGCCGGGAAGCTCGGCGCCCGCAGCGGCATCCCAATAGAAGCGGCGATAGACCGTCGCCACCTGAGCATCCGTGATATGGCGAAGGTCGTCCTTCGTCGCATCCGCCTTCACGTAGCGGCGGAAATTGGCCAGCGTCACGCCCTTCATGGTAGCGCCGCCCGGATCGGCCGGATTGTCGGACCAGCCGCCTTCCGATTTGAGGACGAGCGCAAGCGCCCGCGCGAAGTTGCGGTTCATTTTGCCTCTTTTGGGGTTGTGGGTTAGGGGGCGAGGATTACCGCCGGATCGATCCCGAGCGCTCGGACCAAGTTCACAGCATCAGGATCGTCGCTGTAGAGAGAGGGATGGTCCGGAGCGAACCAGCGGGCGAAATAGATCGGGTTGCCGGTGAACATGCCATAGGCCTGCGGCGTCTTGCCGCCGTCGATGATGCGCTTGCACTACGAATTTCAGCACAATGCGGCGGACTGCCGGGGCAGCACTCCAAGCCTAGCCATCCCATATTTGACGCGCATCTTCTGGGGCTTCAGGCACTTCGATGCCATTTTCAGGAAGCTCGAGGTCTTCACCATCAAAGCCGCCGAGATAGGCGCCATTGCCATCAACGAAGTATTTTGTCATGGTGTCGCCTCAAAATTGGAAAGGGCTTTTTAGATGTGGCTTTTGTACCGGTATCAGTCCCTGCAAATTGGACTGGCGGCACTTGTCGCGATCGTGTCCCGCGGCGTGGTGTAGCTGGCGGCATTAGTCGCCGTGCTCTCCGGCATGGGGCCGGGCTGATCAGCGCGCCACGGCTGGCAAGGCTGATCAGGGGATCATCGCTCATCTGGCTGATCGTTTCCAGAGTCATATATCTGGCCCGCTGCACTGCCCATTCATCGTTCTGTTCGAGCAGGATTGCGCCGACGAGGCGCACGATCGCATCGTCGTTCGGTAAGATACCGACGACCTCGGTGCGCCGCTTGATCTCGCCGTTGAGAGTTTCGATCGGATTCGTCGAGTGGAGCTTGGCGCGATGTTCCTTGGGGAAGGTCATGTAGGCCAGCACGTCGGGCTCGGCGTCGTCCATGATTGTCGCCAGCTTCGGCACCTTCGGCCGGATCTGGTCGGCGACGGCGCGCCATTGTACGGACGCGGCCTCGGGCGTTTCCTGGGCGAAAGCGGTGGGGATGAAGGCTGAGACGACCCTGCGGCCGCTCTTGCCGGCATGGGCCAGCACGTTCCTCATGAAGTGGACGCGGCACCTCTGTCATGTGCGCGCGCAGCACCTTGGTGACGGCCGCCTTGAGGCCTTCGTGAGCATCGGAGACGACGAGATTGACGCCGCGCATGCCGCGACGTGTCAGCTTGCGCAGGAACTCTGTCCAGATCGGCTCGGCCTCCGAGGTGCCAATCTCCATGCCCAGTACCTCGCGCCGGCCGTCCGCGTTGACGCCGACGGCGATGATAACGGCGACCGAGACGATCCGCCCACCGCGGCGGACCTTCAGGTAAGTGGCGTCGATCCACAGGTATGGCCAATCGCCCTCGATCGGCCGATCGAGGAAGGCCTTCACCTCCCCGTCGATCTCCTCGCACAGCCGCGAGACTTGGCTCTTGGATATGCCGCTCATACCCATGGCCTTGACCAGGTCGTCAACCGACCGGGTCGAGATGCCTTGCACATAAGCTTCCTGGATGACGGCGGTTAGCGCCTTCTCGGCCATGCGGCGCGGTTCGAGGAAACCTGGGAAGTAGCTACCCTTCCTGAGCTTCGGGATGCGCAGCTCGACCGTGCCGGCCCGCGTATCCCAGTCCCGGTCGCGGTAGCCATTGCGCTGGGCGAGCCGCAGCGGGTTCTTCTCGCCATAGCTGGCGCCGGTGGCCGCGCCCACCTCCATTTGCATCAGTCGCTCGGCGGCAAAGCCGATCATCTCCCGCAGCAGATCGGCATCCGGGGACTTCTCCAACAACCAAACCCTACCGGAAAGCGCCGATGACCACCCACACGCCGCTCGCTCGCTACAGCGCTACTAACGGCGCGCTCGTGAGCGACTTCGCTACCGCCGAGCTACACCACCTGATGGGACACGACCCTTGTCGCTCTTGGCGCCTATGTTGCGGTGCCGGATGGCTGCTATCGACAGGCGGCTTCTTTTTGGCTGTTTGCCCGTATCGGTAAGCGTAGACATATACATTTCGCGGTATACGGGGTCGCCTTACGAGAAATACTGCGCTCAGCAGGATCTGCTGCAGGCCAGGAGAGAAGCCGCTAATAATTAGGCCCACGCTCTCACGACGAGCCTCCAGCTACTGTTGGTAATTGTGGTGCCTGCGCCGGTGCCTTTGGCGGTGATATCAACAGCGGTGGACGAAAACCGCACATTGATGTTGGTGGCGTCCGGGACCAGCGATAGACCTTTGTTGCCTGTACCGCCGCCCGGATTAGCCAGTACTTCGTCTCCAATGGAATACCCGGCATCTGCCGTAGTGCATTGCAGCACGGCAAAGTAGTTTTTTGGCTTGACGCCGAGTCCATGCGCTAGCGTCAGTGATCCGGCATTCGTGATGGTCTGTTGCGGGCTTTCATAACACTTCTGAAGCAACGCCGCGGACGACTGGACATAGCGTGCATCCTGTTCGGCCTGCGACCATTGCAGCTTGATCCATCCTCCCCAGGCACCGCCAGCCTGCCTGCGCCGCCATAGCTTTTGGTCTGCCGCCGTAGTGTCGTTGACGAAATCATGCACCGTCTGCGTCCGGTAGCCAGTGCTTCCGTGCGCTTCCACAAACCCCAGGAACCAGTTTACGCCGTCTGGCGCATTAGCCGCCGCCGAGGCCACATACCAGCCATTGTCCAGGGCGTTGTTCCAATCGGTGATCGTCTGCGCGACGACACCAAGGTTGGGTCGGCTATCAAGTTTCAGATCAAACCCAGCCTTGACGAACCCCGTTGTAGCCAATTGCGTGGTATTCGTTCCAGGCGCTGCGGTCGGCCCCGTTGGCGTTCCGGTAAATGTCGGGCTGGCCTTCGGCGCCAGGCTGGACACCGCGATCCCACTATCCTTCCCCACCTTGCCCGTCGTGCCCGCGAAAGTGACAATATTGTCGGTTGCCGAAGACGCAGGCCCCAAAAAATCTCCTACTCCCGTCCCGTCGGCGCCTCTGTCGCCGGCCCGGTCGAACATCAGCCAGATGCCGTTGGCCGTCGTCGGCAAAGTGCCGGCGCCACTGACATAGGCGAGCGTCAGCTTGCGGTAGCGCGTCGCCGCCATCAAATCGTCGCGCAGCTTGACCACATGGCCGTCCT
This region of Mesorhizobium sp. C432A genomic DNA includes:
- a CDS encoding glycosyl hydrolase 108 family protein — encoded protein: MNRNFARALALVLKSEGGWSDNPADPGGATMKGVTLANFRRYVKADATKDDLRHITDAQVATVYRRFYWDAAAGAELPGGVDYAVFDFAVNSGPGRAAKYLQAAVGTAQDGRIGPATLKAVGARPPGAVIDDLCDARLAFLRRLPTWPVFGKGWSDRIRSVRSQALLMSALQPAPAPLPGSPTQPSALSPKPGSAMPPVSTGGRVSPVERLPFWRALLQILKSIFARSST
- a CDS encoding terminase family protein produces the protein MTRHVTFMTIDDVEHYSPDERAAIVAAYPEHEREARARGVPVLGSGRIFPIAEELIACEPFRLPRYWPRIGALDFGWDHPSAAVELAWDTEADVVYISKAARASQQTPAMQVLALKPWGEWLPWAWPRDGRRETLEGAGTALARQYAAHGLNMLTGHARFADGSVSVEAGLMEMLDRMQSGRFKVFSTLLPWFEEFRLYHRKDGHVVKLRDDLMAATRYRKLTLAYVSGAGTLPTTANGIWLMFDRAGDRGADGTGVGDFLGPASSATDNIVTFAGTTGKVGKDSGIAVSSLAPKASPTFTGTPTGPTAAPGTNTTQLATTGFVKAGFDLKLDSRPNLGVVAQTITDWNNALDNGWYVASAAANAPDGVNWFLGFVEAHGSTGYRTQTVHDFVNDTTAADQKLWRRRQAGGAWGGWIKLQWSQAEQDARYVQSSAALLQKCYESPQQTITNAGSLTLAHGLGVKPKNYFAVLQCTTADAGYSIGDEVLANPGGGTGNKGLSLVPDATNINVRFSSTAVDITAKGTGAGTTITNSSWRLVVRAWA